The genomic stretch AAACGAAGTTTGTCCAATTCTTCATTAATGCTCAAATCTTTTTCAATGTAGGTGTTGCTCACGGGCATATACGCTTCGGGCTGATAATAATCGTAATAGCTCACGAAATAACCGACGGCATTATTCGGAAAAAATTGCTTAAACTCGCCGTACAACTGCGCCACCAAAGTTTTGTTATGCGTCAAAACGAGTGTGGGACGCTGAACGTTTTGAATCACGTTCGCCATCGTAAACGTTTTGCCCGAACCCGTAACGCCGAGCAAAGTCTGGAACTGCTCGCCGCTGTTGAGTCCTTCGGTCAATTGCTTGATTGCCGACGGCTGGTCGCCCGACGGCTTGTATTCGGAATGAAGTTCGAAAGGCATAAGACAAAGCTACGCCAATTTGAAAATTTGAGAATGGGATAATTTGAAAATGGATGTCGCGAGAACTTTTTGCCACAAAGAAAATAAGTCGCTAAGAGGCACAAAGGAAATTACTTTGTGTTACTTCGTGTTTTTGTGTCTTCGTGGCAAATGAAATATCTTTGCACCATGAAAATCATTCCGCTTTCAGAAGGCGCATTTACCATTGATGCAAGTAAAAAATTCATTCCGTTTAATTCCGAAAAAGACAATCTGCAAGAGCGCGCTGTCGGCAGTTTGCTGGTAGAAATTCAACCGTTTCTTGTCATCACTTCAAAAGATATTTTGTTGCTCGATACAGGCTTGGGCTTTATGCAAAACGGAAAACTGCAAATCCACGAAATATTGATGCAGCAAGGTATTGGTGCGAATGGAGTAACCAAAGTATTGATGTCGCATTTGCACAAAGACCATTCGGGCGGCATCAGTTTTGAAGATGGAAACGGCGAAAGAAAATTATCTTTTCCCAATGCAAAATATTATGTGCAGGAACAGGAATTGGACTTTGCATTAAACGGAAATCATCCTTCCTATAAAAAAGAAGATGTTGAAATTCTGAAAGATAATCCGCAAACGGTTTTACTCAACGGCGACGGAAAAATTGATGATTATATTTCGTATCATTTGACCGGAGCACATTCTCCTTTTCATCAGGTATTCTGGATTCAAGAAGATAATGAAACTGTTTTCTTCGGCGGCGATGATGCTCCGCAACTCGGACAAATGCGCAAGCGATATATTGCCAAATATGATTTTGACGGAAGAAAATGTATGGAGCTTCGGCAGCAGTGGTGGACGCAGGGCGAGCAGGAAAAATGGACGTTCTTGTTTTATCACGATGTGAAATCGCCAATGTTTAAATTTTAACCACATAGACACATAGAAAGTTTGTTTTAAGAATAAGAATTAAAATGTGATTGATATTTGAACGAACAAGAAATCATAGTATTTTCATCGAAGATGAAAATCTAATGTGTTGCTTTATTTTCGCTTCGTTCAACTATGCCAAAAGCTATGTTTCTATGTGGTTGATTTAGTTTATAACTTTTGAGATTTTTTTTAGTGGCGCGATAAGACTAAAGCGCCACCACTATTCAAATTGTGATATGCATTTATTGTAAGAACTGCTGCAAAAATAGATTGCTCTTGCTCACTTCATTTACGAAATCGGGAAAAACCATTTACGAAATCGGGAAAATTTTGGGTTTCATGCAAAGACACAAAGGTGGTAATTGTAAAAGAATCTATTCTCTGTGTCTTTATTTCTTTGTGTACTCTGTGAGAAAATTTTCTTTGCGTGAAACAAACCTTACATTTGTATATGTTCCAAAACCTTTTGAATTGGCGTTATGTGCTTGTGCTGATTGCTGTTGCGATAGTGATTGGCAGCTTGTTTTATTCGCGCCATCTTTCCGAAAAACTCGCAAAGATTGAAGAAAAAGAAATGCACATTTGGGTAGAAGCACAAAAAGAAATTGCTGATACTTCTTCGCAAACAAACTTAAATCTTTCATCATTAATTTCTTCTGAAAATCGCGATATTCCTATCATTGAGACGAATGAGCATGACAGCATTGTGTCGAGTAATAATCTTGATACAACAGAAATTGCACATGATGAAAATTATTTAAAAAGAAAATTATCCTCATTCAAAAAACTGCATGAACCGATTTTGGTTAAGCTGAATGATGTTGAAAATAAATATTATTACGGCGAAAGCCGCTTGCAGCAAGAACTTCGGTATTTCCCGATTGTGCAATTATTGATAGTTGCGCTGTTCATCATCATCTTAATTGTTGCGGAAAGAAACGCGCACAAAAGCACGCAAAACCGTTTGTGGGTGGGTATGGCGAAAGAAACTGCGCATCAACTCGGAACGCCTGTTTCGAGCCTCGAAGGTTGGACGGAAATACTGAAAAATATAGAAGGCAACGAAACGGTTGTGCCGGAAATGGACAAAGATATTCAGCGGTTAAAACTCATCAGCGACCGCTTTGCAAAAATTGGCAGCGTACCGAAATTGGAAGGGAAAGATATTGTGGTGCAAATTCAAAATATGGTCGAATACATTCGTAAACGTGCAGGCGGCAATGTGCGTTTTTCTGTGGATGCTTCGCAAAACCCGCTCTACGCGCAAGTTTCAGCGCCTTTGTTTGATTGGGTAATTGAAAATTTATTGAAGAATGCATTGGATGCAATGGACGGACAAGGTGCTATCAGCATAAAAATTCAGCAACAAGCGGATGATATTTTTATCGATGTTTCCGACACGGGTAAAGGCATTCCGCACGCACAATTCAAGAAAGTTTTTATACCCGGATTTACGACGAAAAAACGTGGTTGGGGTTTGGGTTTGGCATTAACTAAAAGAATAGTTGAAGAATATCATCACGGAAATATTTTTGTAAAATCGAGTGAAGTTGGAAAAGGAACGACGTTTAGGATTGTGTTGAAAGCGTAATTCGCAACTTATTAAAATAGAGTATGATGAAAAATGCATCGAGAGTTTTTTTATTATCAATTCTAATATCATACATATTTCTTTTGCTTCATAACGAATATGAAAAAATTTTGCTTTATATACCTTTGTTTTTAACAGGTTCGATTGCGTTGTTTGTATTTAATTTGATTTTCGTGTCATTATTAAAACTTAATACTCATTCATCTTATCCAATAGCATTTATTCTTTCAATTATCGTAATGAATATAGCAATAGCGTGGCTTAGCGGAAATAGCTTTGTAGATACAATTATTGGATTTTATAAAAGTAATGACCAACTTACTTTTGGTTGGGCATATACAATAGCAAACTTTGTAGTGTATATATTTAGTTGGAAAATGAGAGATTGAAAAATTGCATTTTTTGGTTTTTATATTGAAATAAAACCTCTTCATCTGTGGCCTTTAAAAAAATCGCCGGTTTTCTGTTTTCAATGCCGGCAAAAGTTCCATTTTACAAAGTAAATTCGTTGTTGATAATAAAAATCATAAATCCTTTAACAATCCTGCATTATCTTCCAAAAGCTGTATAACTTTGCAGCGTTTTATTTTCAAAGTCATGGTAGATTTATCAACCTTTAACCCCGGCGAAGTAGGTAACCCGGAAAACGGTATTTTTGGTTTGCCCTTTAATACAGTGGAAGACGCGCAGGTAGTAATATTGCCTGTTCCCTGGGAAACTACAGTTAGCTTTGGCGCAGGCACCGCGCGTTCTATAGAGCCTGTTTTAAAAGCAAGTCTTCATATTGATTTGTTTGAACCCGATTTTCAAAATTGCTGGAAAAAGGGATTTTATATGCTCGATGTGGACAAGAAAATTCTTACCAAGAGTGATTATTTGCGCAAAGAAGCCGAGCTGTTTGTTGATTATATTTGTCACGGCGACGAAGTCGAAAAGAATACTTTCATGTGCAAAAGTATTCGCGAAATAAATCAGGGCGGCGAATATCTGAACAATTGGGTATATGAACGTGCCATTAATTTATTGGACAAAGGAAAACTTGTAGGCGTACTTGGCGGAGACCACAGCACGCCTTTTGGTTTTATAAAAGCGCTCGCCGAAACCAAAGGCGAATTTGGTATTTTGCAAATTGATGCGCATTGCGGGTTGCGCAAAGCTTATGAAGGCTTCGTACATTCTCATGCGTCTATTATGTACAATGTGCTGAACGAGCTTCCACAGGTTACAAAATTGGTACAAATTGGTGTGCGCGATTTTTGTGAAGAAGAATGGGATTATGTTCAGGAGCATAAAGACAGAATTACCACGTTTTTAGACAGAAGTATTAAAGAGCGGATGTTTGAGGGCGAAACGTGGCAAAAAATATCCGACGAAATTATTGAACAGCTTCCGCAAAATATTTATATCAGCTTTGATATTGACGGGCTTGACCCGAAACTTTGTCCTAATACCGGAATGCCGGTACAGGGCGGATTTGAGACTGCACAAATATTTTATCTCATCAAAAAACTGGTTGCCAAAGGCAAAAAAATTATCGGCTTTGATTTGGTCGAAGTGGGCTCTAATCATGTAACCACCGATGCTTATGTGGGCGCGCGCGTGCTTTGGCAATTGTGCAACTGGCTTACGCTTAGCAACAGTTAATTTATGCCATCAAAAGAATACGATTATCTCGTTACGCTGAAAAAAAATATCAGCAACAATGCGATTGATTTGATTTCGCGCTTGTTGCTGTTGATTGCTTTTTGCGCATTGCTCTATATTGGTTGGGTTGTTTCCCGTGTTGATACGAAATCTGCAATTATTGCATTTACTATTGCGGCTTTCACGATGTTTTGGAGGATTTATTGTTATCTTTCAAAAGGGAAAGTTTACTATCGATTGGCATTGTTTGCTGTAGGCGTAAGTTTTCTTTTTCTTCCCTCGCCTTCATATTTTTCATGGATTGGCATATTTTACATTCTTGCAGGATTGTTGGAAAAACAAGCTAAGTTTCCGCTGGAAATAGGCTTTGACGATAGTGGCATTGTTATTAATTCAATTCCCGTAAAAAATTATTTGTGGAAAGAATTAAATAATGTTGTGATGAACGGCGGCTTGCTCACGCTTGATTTTAAAAACAACAAATTATTTCAGAAAGAAACACAGGATGTTGTTTCAAAAGATTTGGAAAGCGAGTTTAATGCTTTTTGCAAAAAACATCTGACCGAATAAATTATAACGAACGATTCATGGAAGAAAACTTCGGTATCTCTGTTTTCTGAATTAATTTTACAGCACACATTCAAACAATAAGACAAATGAGCAAAATATTGGTTACAGGCGGTTGCGGCTATATTGGCGCGCACACGGCGGTGGATTTAATGGAAAACGGATTTGAAGTAATTTCTATTGACGACAACTCTCGTTCCACAACATTGCTTGCCGAAGGCATCGCAAAAATTACGGGTAAACCTTATAAAAATTATAAAGTAGATTTAAAAAATTTTGACGATACCCGCGCCGTCTTTCAGGAAAATGCGGACATCACGGGCATCATTCACTTTGCGGCATATAAAGCTGTAGGCGAATCGGTAGAGAAACCTTTGGAATATTATGAAAATAATATGGAAGCGTTAATTAACGTATTGAAATGTGTGCGTGAATTTAATATTCCAAATTTTGTGTTTTCGTCTTCTTGCACGGTTTACGGCAGTCCGGATGTGGTTCCTGTAACTGAGCAGTCGCCCATTAAGGAAGCCGAATCTCCTTACGGAGCGACCAAGCAAATGGGCGAAAAAATCATTCGCGATTTTGCACACATAGCGTCAACCAATACTGTTCTCTTGCGTTATTTTAATCCTGTGGGTGCGCATCCGTCTAATCAAATCGGCGAAATTCCTTTGGGCAGACCGCAAAACTTAGTTCCTGCAATTACACAAACAGCAATTGGTAAACTGCCCCAAATGGTTGTTTTCGGTGCAGATTATCCTACGCGGGATGGAAGCTGTATCCGCGATTTTATTCATGTTTCCGATATTGCGCACGCACACACATTGGCTTTGCAATATTTATTGGCAAATAAAAATCAATCCAAAACCGAAGTATTCAATCTCGGTACAGGCAACGGCGTTACGGTTCTCGAAGCTATTAAAGCATTTGAAGAAGTAAGCGGCGAAAAGCTGAATTATATAATAGGCGCGCGCCGTCCCGGAGATATTATGGCAATATTTGCCAACAATCAATATGCGGTGGATACATTGAACTGGGAAATAAAATACGACCTCAAAGAAATGATGCGAACGGCTTGGGCTTGGGAGCAGAAAGTGAAAAAAGAAGGCTTGCTTACAACGGCGCAAAAATCTGCTTTGAATTAATATTCATTTAAAACGAAATGAATTACCTTGCAGACAAATTTGAAAAATATATTATAAATCAATTATCATTATGGCATCGTTACAAGATATTCAAGTACAGAATGAAAAAGAAACCCGCGCAGGATTTGGCGAAGGAATTTATGAAGTAGCAAAAACTAATAAAGACGTTATTGTTCTTACTGCCGACCTCGCAGGTTCGTTCAAGTTAGGACCTTTTCAAAAAGAATTTTCCGACCGTTTTCATGAGTTTGGTATTGCTGAAGCAAACATGATTGGCGCAGCTGCAGGCTTGACTATCGGTGGAAAAATTCCATATACAACTACATTTGCCAATTTTAGCACAGGCCGCGTATATGACCAGATTCGTCAAAGCGTTGCATACAGCGGAAAGAACGTAAAAATATGTGCAAGCCATGCTGGTCTTACTTTAGGCGAAGACGGCGCTACGCATCAGATTCTGGAAGACATTGGTATGATGAAAATGCTGCCCGGAATGACTGTGATTAATCCATGTGATTTCAATCAAACTAAAGCGGCTACAAAAGCGATTGCAGATTATAAAGGACCGGTTTATTTGCGCTTCGGTCGTCCAAAATGGGCAAACTTTACTCCGGTTGACGGAAGCGATTTTGTAATAGGCAAAGCGCAGGTTTTGGCAGAAGGAACGGATGTTACTTTGTTTGCTTGCGGGCATTTAGTGTGGAACGCAATTGTAGCCGCAAAAACTTTGGCAGAAAAAGGCATCAGCGCGGAAGTGGTAAATATCCACACCATCAAACCTTTGGATACAGAGGCAATTATCAAATCTATTACAAAAACGAAAGCTGCCGTTACTTGTGAAGAACACAATATTTGGGGCGGTTTGGGCGAGAGTGTCGCACACGTTGCTTCAAATAATTTTCCTGTGCCGATTGAATTTATCGGAACAAAAGATACATTTGGCGAAAGCGGCACGCCGGCAGAATTGTTGGAAAAATACGGCTTAACGCCGCATTACATTGTGGACGCTGCAGAAAAAGCTATCGCAAGAAAGTGAGCATGATAGTTTTCTCGTGCAGAGAAATTGTGAAGCGAGCTTCCGTTCGGCAAAAAACAATTACAGCGAAGCTGCAAACGAAAAATATATACGAACGAAAGAATGCATAATATTTCCCGATAAAATGTCTGTGGAATAAAACCTGCCTTTAATTTGGCAGGTTTTATTATATTTGGGACTATATAAATTAAAATTGAAAAAGTCTGTATGCAGCAGCTGGACGATGCAGAACTCTTAAGCCTTTTCAGGCAAGAGGAAACAAAAGAACGTGCTTTTACCGGTATCGTAAAAAAATATCAGGAAAAGTTGTATTGGCATATTCGTCGTATGGTTGTAAATCACGACGATGCAGATGATGTACTGCAAAATGTTTTTATCAAAGTATGGAATGCATTGGGCAATTTCCGCGAAGACAGTCGTTTATATACCTGGCTGTACAAAATTGCTACTAATGAATGCCTTACTTTTTTGGAACAGCAAAAAAGAAAATCATCGGTTTCATTCGACGAAATGGAAAGCGGCTTATCCAATAAAATCAAAGCCGATGATGGATTTGATGCGAACAAATTGGAGTGGAAACTTCAACTTGCTATTCAGAAGTTGCCCGAAAAACAGCGTATCGTATTTAATTTGCGGTATTATGAAGAAATGCCTTATGAAGAAATGAGCAAAGTACTCGATACGAGTGAAGGTGCACTAAAAGCAAGCTATCATCACGCGGCGAAAAAAATTGAAGAATATATCAGGAATGAGGATTAAACTTTAATGCTTGTTCGCCGTCAAACAGAAGATTTTAACAGAAAATGGAAATAATAGACAGAAATATGGACGAGTTGAATAACGATTCCATCCTGCAAAATATTGACAGGACGGATTTGCTGTTTAATGTGCCTAAAGATTATTTTTCCGGATTTTCAACGAAGCTGCTTTCGGCATTGCGCCTGAAAAGTCTTGATAGGAACAATCATTATTCTCTTCCGGATAATTATTTTTCGACATTTCCCGACAAGATATTAAACAAAATAAAGACGGCTTCTGAAGATGCAGAAGACCTTTCTTTTCTTGACAGTTTGCCCAAAGGAAATGTATATACTGTTCCGGATGGCTATTTTGATAATTTGACAGTTGACATTCCTTCAAAGACAATAATGGAAGAAGCCGGTGCAAAAGTAATTCAGCTAAGACCACGAAGAAATGTATGGCGTATGGCAGTGGCGGCAGCAGTTATTTCGGGTGTTGTTTTAAGTGGTGGTTTGTTTTTAGAAAACAGAGGAGTCCCTTCGGAAAAACAGCACCGTTCATACGCATCGGTTATTGATAATAGTGCAAACATTCAAGAAGATTTATCTAATATAAGTACCAACGAAATTGCTAATTATCTGAACACTCCCGACCCGTCTGACAACGATACAATTATCGAAGGAGCCGGCGTGCAGGAAGCAAAAAAAGCCATGAGCGAAATGTCGAACGACGAAATGGAAAATTATTTGGATAAAACGCCTACGATTTATTAATATTCGAATTGCGGATATATCCTCAATTTTTGACGGTTATTCGGAGGATTTATTTAAAAATTCATTTGTTATGAAAAAATTTGTTATAATTTTATCTCTCTTCGTTTTTCCTTCTTATCTTTGTCAAGCTCAGGACACTGCGTTGAGAAACAGGCAAAAAGTCGAAGAAGTAAAAAGAGTCTTTTTTACCCGTCAACTCAAATTAACAGTACCGGAGTCAAAAGCATTTTGGCCAATCTATAACCGTTATGATGCAGAAATAAGAAAGGCGTGGCAGCAGAGTAATGGAAATAAAGATGTGTTTATGGAAAAGGCTGCAATTATAAAAGACAATTACAGAAATGCTTTTGCAAATATCCTTCATTCACACGAGCGTGCAAACGACGTTTATAAGGCAGAACGAACTTATAGGATAATGCTGAAGAATGAACTTAAAGGAAGAGATGACAGGCAGCATAGATGAAATTTTATATAAAAACGATATTTAACTTTTAGGTGTTTTTCATAGGTTAGCAACAGCCGCGCGTTTCTACGCATTGGCTGTTTTTTATTTTATATATTATTGATACACTTAATTTTGAGCAATCGTTTGTTTGATTTTTGTTGGACGAATAAGCAGACCTTTATCTTAAATAAAACACGGCAAAAGAAATTAAATTAATGATGGCATCGGCAATAACAGAGGCTTTTGGTATTGATGAAAAATTCGACCTACGGAAATTGTCAACAGGATTAATTAACCAGACATACAAAATCACTCCTGAGAAAGGAGGCAGCTATTTGCTTCAACAAATAAATACAAAAGTATTTTTAGAGCCTTTGGCTGTCCAAAAAAATTATAGAATTATTCAGCGCCATTTATCGCAAAAAGGAGGTTTTCATCTTCCCGAAATTGTGCCTGCCCGCAACGGAGAACTCATATTCACGTATGATAATATTGTTTGGCGTTGTTTTGAATTTATTCCGCATACATATAGTCCGGCAGTTTCTTCCAATCCGGATGAAGCATGGCAAGTCGCAAATTGTTTTGGAAAATTTTCTGCAGAATTATCCGACCTTGATACAAAAAAATTGTCGATTATTCTACCCGGTTTTCACGATTTAGATTTCAGGTTTAAACAATTTGAAACAGCTGTCAAAGCAGCCGTGCCGGAAAGAATGAAAGAAGCGAAACGCTTTATTGAACAGGCATACAGCCACAAATTGTTCATAGAATATTATCAGAAAATTGCTTCAGCAAAAAAGCAATATCCGCTGCATACGCTGCATCACGATTGTAAGATTGCCAATATTCTTTTTAAAGAGGGAACGAGTGAAATATATAGTCCGATAGATTTAGATACCACACAACCCGGATTGTATTTTTCAGATTTCGGAGATATGATTCGTTCCATGGCACCAAATCTTTCAGAGAATGAGACAAATATAAATGAGTTAATTGTGCGGAAAGATTTCTATGCCGCTATAAAAGACGGCTATCTCCATTCGATGCAACTTTATTTAACGAAAGAGGAATGGGAAGACATTGATATGTCGGGAAAAATTATCGTATATATGCAGGCGCTGCGTTTCCTTACCGACTATTTGAATAGTGATATTTATTATCATATTGATTATCCCGAACAAAATAAAGACAGAGCTGCCAATCAGTTTCAACTGCTTACATTGCTGATTGACTATACAAAACACTTGTCCGAAAAGAAAATATACTCCGGCAGTTAATTTCACTCACATATTTTCCTTTTGTTTTCCGCTTACAGAATGAATAATTTTGTTGAATGAATTCCTCAACACCATTAGCGGAACGACTGCGCCCCGAAAATTTGGACGCATTAGTCGGGCAAAAACATTTGACGGGAAAAGCCAGTATTCTCCGTACGGCTATAGAAGCCGGCAAAGTTCCTTCCATGATTTTGTGGGGACCGCCGGGTGTAGGCAAAACCACGATTGCAAATATTATCGCACATACTTTAAATGTTCCGTATTATCAATTGAGCGCCATTAGCAGTGGCGTGAAAGAAGTGCGCGAAGTGTTGGATAATGCAAAGAAACAAGTAGGCGCAATTTTGTTTATTGATGAAATTCATCGTTTCAACAAAGGTCAGCAAGATGCTTTGCTCGGCGCTGTTGAAAAAGGAGTCATCACTCTGATTGGTGCGACTACGGAAAATCCGTCTTTTGAAGTGAACTCGGCTTTGCTCAGCCGCGCACAAGTCTATGTGCTAAAACCTTTGACTGACGTGGATTTGAGAGAATTGTTACAAGTTGCTATTAAGCAAGATATTTATTTACAAAAATTAAATATCGAATTAAAAGAAACTGAAGCCTTAATTAATATTTCGGGCGGCGATGCGCGCAAACTGTTGAATTTACTGGAACTCACAGCCTCCTCTAACTCCTCCAAAGGAGGAGAAATAATCATTACAAATGATTTAGTAATAAAAACTGCGCAGCAAAAAATTGCTTTGTACGATAAGAAAGGCGAACAGCATTATGATATTATTTCTGCGTTCATCAAAAGTATGCGCGGCAGCGACCCGAATGCTGCAGTGTATTATTTGGCAAGAATGATTGAAGGTGGCGAAGATGTAAAATTTATTGCACGACGCATGGTCATTTTTGCGAGCGAAGACATTGGCAATGCGAATGCAAATGCGTTGCTGCTTGCCAATGCGACCTTTGAAGCCGTGAACAAAATCGGTTATCCCGAAGCGCGCATCATTCTATCGCAATGCGCGGTATATCTGGCTTCCAGCGTAAAGAGTAATGCAAGTTATGTAGCCATTAATAATGCTTTGGCTTTTGTGAAACAAACCGGAGATTTGCCTGTGCCATTGCATTTGCGCAATGCGCCGACCAAGCTGATGAAAAATTTGGGTTATCACAAAGGCTATGAATATGCGCATGATTATGAACATAATTTTGCAGGACAAGAATATTTGCCGGAAGAAATTTCAGGAACGAAATTTTATGAGCCAGGCAAGAACGCAAGGGAAGAAGAAACGCGGAAATATTTGAGAACGTTGTGGAAAGAGAAGTATGGATATTAATTTGAAAATTTGAAGATGTGATAATTTGATAATTATCGGCACAAGC from Arachidicoccus sp. BS20 encodes the following:
- a CDS encoding MBL fold metallo-hydrolase, translated to MKIIPLSEGAFTIDASKKFIPFNSEKDNLQERAVGSLLVEIQPFLVITSKDILLLDTGLGFMQNGKLQIHEILMQQGIGANGVTKVLMSHLHKDHSGGISFEDGNGERKLSFPNAKYYVQEQELDFALNGNHPSYKKEDVEILKDNPQTVLLNGDGKIDDYISYHLTGAHSPFHQVFWIQEDNETVFFGGDDAPQLGQMRKRYIAKYDFDGRKCMELRQQWWTQGEQEKWTFLFYHDVKSPMFKF
- a CDS encoding sensor histidine kinase; amino-acid sequence: MKQTLHLYMFQNLLNWRYVLVLIAVAIVIGSLFYSRHLSEKLAKIEEKEMHIWVEAQKEIADTSSQTNLNLSSLISSENRDIPIIETNEHDSIVSSNNLDTTEIAHDENYLKRKLSSFKKLHEPILVKLNDVENKYYYGESRLQQELRYFPIVQLLIVALFIIILIVAERNAHKSTQNRLWVGMAKETAHQLGTPVSSLEGWTEILKNIEGNETVVPEMDKDIQRLKLISDRFAKIGSVPKLEGKDIVVQIQNMVEYIRKRAGGNVRFSVDASQNPLYAQVSAPLFDWVIENLLKNALDAMDGQGAISIKIQQQADDIFIDVSDTGKGIPHAQFKKVFIPGFTTKKRGWGLGLALTKRIVEEYHHGNIFVKSSEVGKGTTFRIVLKA
- a CDS encoding agmatinase family protein, with amino-acid sequence MVDLSTFNPGEVGNPENGIFGLPFNTVEDAQVVILPVPWETTVSFGAGTARSIEPVLKASLHIDLFEPDFQNCWKKGFYMLDVDKKILTKSDYLRKEAELFVDYICHGDEVEKNTFMCKSIREINQGGEYLNNWVYERAINLLDKGKLVGVLGGDHSTPFGFIKALAETKGEFGILQIDAHCGLRKAYEGFVHSHASIMYNVLNELPQVTKLVQIGVRDFCEEEWDYVQEHKDRITTFLDRSIKERMFEGETWQKISDEIIEQLPQNIYISFDIDGLDPKLCPNTGMPVQGGFETAQIFYLIKKLVAKGKKIIGFDLVEVGSNHVTTDAYVGARVLWQLCNWLTLSNS
- the galE gene encoding UDP-glucose 4-epimerase GalE; translated protein: MSKILVTGGCGYIGAHTAVDLMENGFEVISIDDNSRSTTLLAEGIAKITGKPYKNYKVDLKNFDDTRAVFQENADITGIIHFAAYKAVGESVEKPLEYYENNMEALINVLKCVREFNIPNFVFSSSCTVYGSPDVVPVTEQSPIKEAESPYGATKQMGEKIIRDFAHIASTNTVLLRYFNPVGAHPSNQIGEIPLGRPQNLVPAITQTAIGKLPQMVVFGADYPTRDGSCIRDFIHVSDIAHAHTLALQYLLANKNQSKTEVFNLGTGNGVTVLEAIKAFEEVSGEKLNYIIGARRPGDIMAIFANNQYAVDTLNWEIKYDLKEMMRTAWAWEQKVKKEGLLTTAQKSALN
- a CDS encoding transketolase family protein, whose protein sequence is MASLQDIQVQNEKETRAGFGEGIYEVAKTNKDVIVLTADLAGSFKLGPFQKEFSDRFHEFGIAEANMIGAAAGLTIGGKIPYTTTFANFSTGRVYDQIRQSVAYSGKNVKICASHAGLTLGEDGATHQILEDIGMMKMLPGMTVINPCDFNQTKAATKAIADYKGPVYLRFGRPKWANFTPVDGSDFVIGKAQVLAEGTDVTLFACGHLVWNAIVAAKTLAEKGISAEVVNIHTIKPLDTEAIIKSITKTKAAVTCEEHNIWGGLGESVAHVASNNFPVPIEFIGTKDTFGESGTPAELLEKYGLTPHYIVDAAEKAIARK
- a CDS encoding RNA polymerase sigma factor, with the protein product MQQLDDAELLSLFRQEETKERAFTGIVKKYQEKLYWHIRRMVVNHDDADDVLQNVFIKVWNALGNFREDSRLYTWLYKIATNECLTFLEQQKRKSSVSFDEMESGLSNKIKADDGFDANKLEWKLQLAIQKLPEKQRIVFNLRYYEEMPYEEMSKVLDTSEGALKASYHHAAKKIEEYIRNED
- a CDS encoding phosphotransferase enzyme family protein — protein: MMASAITEAFGIDEKFDLRKLSTGLINQTYKITPEKGGSYLLQQINTKVFLEPLAVQKNYRIIQRHLSQKGGFHLPEIVPARNGELIFTYDNIVWRCFEFIPHTYSPAVSSNPDEAWQVANCFGKFSAELSDLDTKKLSIILPGFHDLDFRFKQFETAVKAAVPERMKEAKRFIEQAYSHKLFIEYYQKIASAKKQYPLHTLHHDCKIANILFKEGTSEIYSPIDLDTTQPGLYFSDFGDMIRSMAPNLSENETNINELIVRKDFYAAIKDGYLHSMQLYLTKEEWEDIDMSGKIIVYMQALRFLTDYLNSDIYYHIDYPEQNKDRAANQFQLLTLLIDYTKHLSEKKIYSGS
- a CDS encoding replication-associated recombination protein A → MNSSTPLAERLRPENLDALVGQKHLTGKASILRTAIEAGKVPSMILWGPPGVGKTTIANIIAHTLNVPYYQLSAISSGVKEVREVLDNAKKQVGAILFIDEIHRFNKGQQDALLGAVEKGVITLIGATTENPSFEVNSALLSRAQVYVLKPLTDVDLRELLQVAIKQDIYLQKLNIELKETEALINISGGDARKLLNLLELTASSNSSKGGEIIITNDLVIKTAQQKIALYDKKGEQHYDIISAFIKSMRGSDPNAAVYYLARMIEGGEDVKFIARRMVIFASEDIGNANANALLLANATFEAVNKIGYPEARIILSQCAVYLASSVKSNASYVAINNALAFVKQTGDLPVPLHLRNAPTKLMKNLGYHKGYEYAHDYEHNFAGQEYLPEEISGTKFYEPGKNAREEETRKYLRTLWKEKYGY